In a genomic window of Polypterus senegalus isolate Bchr_013 chromosome 13, ASM1683550v1, whole genome shotgun sequence:
- the LOC120542069 gene encoding tubulin beta-4B chain isoform X1 — translation MREIVHLQAGQCGNQIGAKFWEVISDEHGIDPTGTYHGDSDLQLERINVYYNEATGGKYVPRAVLVDLEPGTMDSVRSGPFGQIFRPDNFVFGQSGAGNNWAKGHYTEGAELVDSVLDVVRKEAESCDCLQGFQLTHSLGGGTGSGMGTLLISKIREEYPDRIMNTFSVVPSPKVSDTVVEPYNATLSVHQLVENTDETYCIDNEALYDICFRTLKLTTPTYGDLNHLVSATMSGVTTCLRFPGQLNADLRKLAVNMVPFPRLHFFMPGFAPLTSRGSQQYRALTVPELTQQMFDAKNMMAACDPRHGRYLTVAAVFRGRMSMKEVDEQMLNVQNKNSSYFVEWIPNNVKTAVCDIPPRGLKMAATFIGNSTAIQELFKRISEQFTAMFRRKAFLHWYTGEGMDEMEFTEAESNMNDLVSEYQQYQDATAEEEGEFEEEGEEEIA, via the exons ATGAGGGAAATCGTTCATTTACAGGCTGGGCAGTGTGGCAACCAGATCGGAGCTAAG TTCTGGGAAGTAATCAGTGACGAACATGGCATCGACCCCACTGGAACATATCATGGGGACAGCGATCTCCAGTTGGAGAGAATCAACGTGTATTAcaatgaagccacag GTGGCAAGTACGTACCTCGAGCTGTTCTGGTGGACTTGGAGCCTGGCACAATGGACTCTGTACGGTCTGGACCATTTGGGCAGATCTTCAGGCCTGATAACTTCGTATTTG GTCAGAGTGGTGCTGGTAACAACTGGGCCAAAGGTCACTACACAGAGGGTGCTGAGCTGGTGGACTCGGTTCTTGATGTGGTCAGAAAGGAGGCAGAGAGCTGTGATTGTCTACAGGGATTTCAGCTCACTCACTCCCTGGGTGGGGGCACTGGCTCTGGCATGGGTACCCTACTGATCAGCAAGATTCGAGAAGAGTACCCTGACCGTATCATGAACACATTCAGCGTTGTCCCCTCGCCCAAAGTTTCGGACACTGTTGTGGAGCCTTACAATGCCACACTGTCTGTACATCAGCTGGTGGAGAATACAGACGAGACGTACTGCATTGACAATGAGGCTCTCTATGACATCTGTTTCCGCACACTTAAACTGACCACACCCACTTATGGGGACCTCAACCACCTGGTCTCTGCCACCATGAGTGGGGTCACAACATGTCTGCGCTTCCCTGGCCAGCTGAATGCCGATCTGCGCAAACTGGCAGTCAACATGGTGCCTTTCCCCCGTCTGCACTTTTTCATGCCTGGCTTCGCCCCACTCACCAGCAGAGGAAGCCAGCAGTACCGTGCTCTTACAGTTCCCGAGCTCACCCAGCAGATGTTTGATGCCAAGAACATGATGGCAGCATGCGATCCTCGTCATGGACGTTACCTGACGGTGGCAGCTGTGTTCCGTGGCCGCATGTCCATGAAGGAGGTGGATGAGCAGATGCTGAATGTGCAGAACAAGAACAGCAGCTACTTTGTGGAGTGGATCCCCAACAACGTGAAGACCGCAGTCTGTGACATTCCACCGAGAGGACTGAAGATGGCAGCTACGTTTATTGGTAACAGCACTGCCATCCAGGAGCTGTTCAAGCGCATCTCTGAGCAGTTCACGGCCATGTTCAGGCGCAAGGCCTTCTTGCATTGGTACACCGGAGAAGGAATGGATGAGATGGAGTTCACAGAAGCAGAAAGCAACATGAATGACCTGGTGTCAGAGTACCAGCAGTACCAGGACGCCACAGCAGAAGAGGAAGGAGAGTTTGAGGAAGAGGGAGAGGAGGAGATTGCTTAA
- the LOC120542069 gene encoding tubulin beta-4B chain isoform X2, whose product MREIVHLQAGQCGNQIGAKFWEVISDEHGIDPTGTYHGDSDLQLERINVYYNEATGGKYVPRAVLVDLEPGTMDSVRSGPFGQIFRPDNFVFGQSGAGNNWAKGHYTEGAELVDSVLDVVRKEAESCDCLQGFQLTHSLGGGTGSGMGTLLISKIREEYPDRIMNTFSVVPSPKVSDTVVEPYNATLSVHQLVENTDETYCIDNEALYDICFRTLKLTTPTYGDLNHLVSATMSGVTTCLRFPGQLNADLRKLAVNMVPFPRLHFFMPGFAPLTSRGSQQYRALTVPELTQQMFDAKNMMAACDPRHGRYLTVAAVFRGRMSMKEVDEQMLNVQNKNSSYFVEWIPNNVKTAVCDIPPRGLKMAATFIGNSTAIQELFKRISEQFTAMFRRKAFLHWYTGEGMDEMEFTEAESNMNDLVSEYQQYQDATAEEEGEFEEEGEEEAA is encoded by the exons ATGAGGGAAATCGTTCATTTACAGGCTGGGCAGTGTGGCAACCAGATCGGAGCTAAG TTCTGGGAAGTAATCAGTGACGAACATGGCATCGACCCCACTGGAACATATCATGGGGACAGCGATCTCCAGTTGGAGAGAATCAACGTGTATTAcaatgaagccacag GTGGCAAGTACGTACCTCGAGCTGTTCTGGTGGACTTGGAGCCTGGCACAATGGACTCTGTACGGTCTGGACCATTTGGGCAGATCTTCAGGCCTGATAACTTCGTATTTG GTCAGAGTGGTGCTGGTAACAACTGGGCCAAAGGTCACTACACAGAGGGTGCTGAGCTGGTGGACTCGGTTCTTGATGTGGTCAGAAAGGAGGCAGAGAGCTGTGATTGTCTACAGGGATTTCAGCTCACTCACTCCCTGGGTGGGGGCACTGGCTCTGGCATGGGTACCCTACTGATCAGCAAGATTCGAGAAGAGTACCCTGACCGTATCATGAACACATTCAGCGTTGTCCCCTCGCCCAAAGTTTCGGACACTGTTGTGGAGCCTTACAATGCCACACTGTCTGTACATCAGCTGGTGGAGAATACAGACGAGACGTACTGCATTGACAATGAGGCTCTCTATGACATCTGTTTCCGCACACTTAAACTGACCACACCCACTTATGGGGACCTCAACCACCTGGTCTCTGCCACCATGAGTGGGGTCACAACATGTCTGCGCTTCCCTGGCCAGCTGAATGCCGATCTGCGCAAACTGGCAGTCAACATGGTGCCTTTCCCCCGTCTGCACTTTTTCATGCCTGGCTTCGCCCCACTCACCAGCAGAGGAAGCCAGCAGTACCGTGCTCTTACAGTTCCCGAGCTCACCCAGCAGATGTTTGATGCCAAGAACATGATGGCAGCATGCGATCCTCGTCATGGACGTTACCTGACGGTGGCAGCTGTGTTCCGTGGCCGCATGTCCATGAAGGAGGTGGATGAGCAGATGCTGAATGTGCAGAACAAGAACAGCAGCTACTTTGTGGAGTGGATCCCCAACAACGTGAAGACCGCAGTCTGTGACATTCCACCGAGAGGACTGAAGATGGCAGCTACGTTTATTGGTAACAGCACTGCCATCCAGGAGCTGTTCAAGCGCATCTCTGAGCAGTTCACGGCCATGTTCAGGCGCAAGGCCTTCTTGCATTGGTACACCGGAGAAGGAATGGATGAGATGGAGTTCACAGAAGCAGAAAGCAACATGAATGACCTGGTGTCAGAGTACCAGCAGTACCAGGACGCCACAGCAGAAGAGGAAGGAGAGTTTGAGGAAGAGGGAGAGGAGGAG
- the LOC120542025 gene encoding tubulin beta-4B chain-like: MREIVHLQAGQCGNQIGAKFWEVISDEHGIDPTGTYHGDSDLQLERINVYYNEATGGKYVPRAVLVDLEPGTMDSVRSGPFGQIFRPDNFVFGQSGAGNNWAKGHYTEGAELVDSVLDVVRKEAESCDCLQGFQLTHSLGGGTGSGMGTLLISKIREEYPDRIMNTFSVVPSPKVSDTVVEPYNATLSVHQLVENTDETYCIDNEALYDICFRTLKLTTPTYGDLNHLVSATMSGVTTCLRFPGQLNADLRKLAVNMVPFPRLHFFMPGFAPLTSRGSQQYRALTVPELTQQMFDAKNMMAACDPRHGRYLTVAAVFRGRMSMKEVDEQMLNVQNKNSSYFVEWIPNNVKTAVCDIPPRGLKMSATFIGNSTAIQELFKRISEQFTAMFRRKAFLHWYTGEGMDEMEFTEAESNMNDLVSEYQQYQDATAEEEGEFEEEGEEDAA, translated from the exons ATGAGGGAAATCGTCCATCTGCAGGCAGGGCAGTGCGGCAACCAGATCGGTGCCAAG TTCTGGGAAGTCATCAGTGATGAGCATGGCATTGACCCAACTGGAACATACCATggggacagtgacctccagctggAAAGGATCAACGTGTACTACAATGAAGCTACAG gTGGCAAATATGTTCCTCGTGCTGTTCTGGTGGACTTGGAGCCTGGCACCATGGATTCTGTGCGATCAGGACCATTTGGGCAGATCTTCAGACCAGACAACTTTGTGTTTG GTCAGAGTGGTGCTGGTAACAACTGGGCCAAAGGTCACTACACAGAGGGTGCTGAGCTGGTGGACTCGGTTCTTGATGTGGTCAGAAAGGAGGCAGAGAGCTGTGATTGTCTACAGGGATTTCAGCTCACTCACTCCCTGGGTGGGGGCACTGGCTCTGGCATGGGTACCCTACTGATCAGCAAGATTCGAGAAGAGTACCCTGACCGTATCATGAACACATTCAGCGTTGTCCCCTCGCCCAAAGTGTCGGACACTGTTGTGGAGCCTTACAATGCCACACTGTCTGTACATCAGCTGGTGGAGAATACAGACGAGACGTACTGCATTGACAATGAGGCTCTCTATGACATCTGTTTCCGCACACTTAAACTGACCACACCCACTTATGGGGACCTCAACCACCTGGTCTCTGCCACCATGAGTGGGGTCACAACATGTCTGCGCTTCCCTGGCCAGCTGAATGCCGATCTGCGCAAACTGGCAGTCAACATGGTGCCCTTCCCTCGTCTGCACTTTTTCATGCCGGGCTTCGCCCCACTCACCAGCAGAGGAAGCCAGCAGTACCGTGCTCTTACAGTTCCCGAGCTCACCCAGCAGATGTTTGATGCCAAGAACATGATGGCAGCATGCGATCCTCGCCATGGACGTTACCTGACGGTGGCAGCTGTGTTCCGTGGCCGCATGTCCATGAAGGAGGTGGATGAGCAGATGCTGAATGTGCAGAACAAGAACAGCAGCTACTTTGTGGAGTGGATCCCCAACAACGTGAAGACCGCAGTCTGTGACATTCCACCGAGAGGGCTGAAGATGTCTGCCACCTTCATTGGCAACAGCACTGCCATCCAGGAGCTGTTCAAGCGCATCTCTGAGCAGTTCACGGCCATGTTCAGGCGCAAGGCCTTCTTGCATTGGTACACCGGAGAAGGAATGGATGAGATGGAGTTCACAGAAGCAGAAAGCAACATGAATGACCTGGTGTCAGAGTACCAGCAGTACCAGGACGCCACAGCAGAAGAGGAAGGAGAGTTTGAGGAAGAGGGAGAGGAGGatgctgcataa